Within the Pengzhenrongella sicca genome, the region GCAGCGGCTCGGACGCGGGGCCCGAGACGGTCGAGCCGTCGGCGGCCTTGAAGACCGACCCGTGGCACGGGCAGTCCAGCTCCTCGCCCGCGGGCAGGACGGTGCAGCCCTGGTGGGTGCAGATCGCGGACATGCCGACGATCGTGCCCTCGGTCGGCTGCGACAGGATGATCGGCTCCCCGGCCGAGTCCGTCGCCGAGATCGCGCCGCCGACGGGGATGTCGGCGACCTTGGCCAAGGCCCCGGTCGCAGCGCCGGCCCCCGCGTCCGCCGACCCCGAGTCGGTGGGATCCGCCGCGCCCGACCCGGCGGACGTCCCGGTGGAGCCCGCGTCGCCGTCGGTGCTGCAGGCCGCGAGCGTCCCGACCGCGACGGCGCCGAGGGTCGCGGCGCCGACGCCGCGCAGCAGGCCGCGCCGACTCAGGCCAGGTGCGGGCGGCACCGGGGCGAGGAGGTCAGGGCTGACGAGGTCGGGGCTGACGAGGTCGGGGCTGACGAGGTCGGGGTCCAGCAGGTCCAGCTCACGATCGCTCACGGTGGTCTCCGTAGGTCGGCGCCAAGGACGGCGGGTTGCGGGTGCTGCGAGGGCACTGCGGGTCCAGCGGGTGCTGCGGGGTCCAGCGGGTCCAGCGGGCAGCCCTGCACGCAGCGTGCCCGTCCTTGACACGGACCGCAGCCGGTTGGGGTTCAGTGGCGCGACGAGAGACCGCGGGGCGGGCGCGCCGGCTGGGCCGGTCCGGCCGGGACGGCCGGATAGGGTCGCCCCATGACCGACCTGACCTGGCCCTCGACCCAGCCGACCCTGCACGCCGACGGCCTCACGCTGCGCCCGTGGCGCCCGAGTGACGCCGTCGCCGTCTACGAGGCCTGCCAGGATCCGGAGATCGTGCGATGGACGACGGTGCCCTCGCCGTACCTGCTCGAGCACGCCGAGTCGTACGTCGGCCCGATGAGCGCGACGGCCTGGGTCGAGAAGACCGCCGCGAACTTCGCGGTCACCGACGACGACGGCGCGCTCGTCGGCTCGTTCGGCCTGGTCCGGATGAACCCCGGGCAGGGGGTTGCCGAGGTCGGGTACTGGGTGGCGCCCGCCGCCCGCCGCCGCGGGGTCGCCCGCCGCGCGGCCGCGGCGGTGACCGAGTGGGCCCTGCGCGACGTGGGCTTCCCCCGCGTCGAGCTGCTGGCCGCGGTCGACAACGCGGGCTCGCGCCGCGTCGCCGAGCTGATCGGCTTCACCCTCGAGGGCGTCCTGCGCAGCGCGGCCCCCGGCCGCACGACCCGCGTCGACCTCGCGATTCACAGCCGCCTGCCGACGGACTAGCGCCCGCCGATCCGCGCGGACCGAGCGCTCCGCGCGAACCCGTCTCAGCTCGGACCCATCCGGACGTCGCACGGCTCCGAATCACCCTCGACGGCCCCGCACACGCGGGACGACCACCGCCGGCCGGGAAGACCTCGGCCGGACCTGACGAGGGAGAGTCCGATGAGAACCATGAAGCGCACCCCGATCGCCGCCCTCGGGTTCATCGCCATCGCGACGCTGGGCCTGAGCGCCTGTAGCTCGGGCACCGACTCCGCCGACACGGCGGACTCGACGACGTCCGAGTCCCCGGCGATGACGCCCGAGCCCGAGGCGGACGAGATGGACACCGACATGGCCTCGGGCCTCGTCGGCCCCGGCTGCGCCGCCTACGCGGAGCAGGTGCCGGACGGCGCGGGCTCGGTCAACGGGATGGCGATGGACCCGGTCGCCGTGGCCGCGTCCAACAACCCGCTGCTGACGACCCTCACCGCCGCCGTCTCCGGCGGGCTCAACCCGGGCGTCAACCTCGTCGACACCCTCAACGGCGACGAGTTCACCGTCTTCGCCCCGGTCGACGACGCCTTCGCGGCGATCGACCCCGCGACCATCGAGTCGCTCAAGACGGACACGGCGACGCTCTCCAGCATCCTCACGTACCACGTCGTGCCCGGGCAGCTCTCGCCGGACGAGATCGTCGGCGACCAGACGACCGTGCAGGGCGGGACCGTCACGGTGACGGGCGAGGGTGACTCGCTCATGGTGAACGGCGCGAACGTCATCTGCGGCGGCGTGACCACCGCCAACGCGACCGTGTACCTGATCGACTCGGTCCTCATGCCGATGAGCTGACCACCGGCTCATGCACCAGCAGCCCGCCTCGCGGATCGTCGCCGAGGCGGGCTGCTGAGCGTCCTGTGACGCTTCCCACACGGGGTTCGCGGAAGCCTGCGCCCGAGCGGAGGTTGTACCAAGGGACCGCGCAACCCAAGGAGCCCCTTTTCATGACCGATCTTTTCGCGCCGTTCCAGCTCGGCACCCTCACGCTCGCCAACCGCCTCGTGATGGCGCCCCTGACCCGGAACCGGGCCGGGGCTGGCGAGGCCCCGACGGAGCTGGCGGCCGAGTACTACGCCCAGCGCGCGGGCTCCGGCCTGATCGTGACCGAGGGAACCCAGCCGTCCGCCGTCGGCCAGGGCTACCCGCACACCCCGGGCCTGCACACCGACGCGCAGACCGCGGGCTGGCGGCTCGTCGCCGACGCCGTGCACGCCCGCGGCGGGAAGATCGTCGTCCAGCTCATGCACGCAGGCCGCATCAGCCACGAGTCGATCACCGGGCTGCAGCCGGTCGCGCCGAGCGCCGTGACACCCGCCGGCGAGGTCTACACCGAGCAGGGCATGCAGGCCTTCCGCGAGCCGCGAGCGCTGGAGACCGCCGAGCTTCCGGGCGTCGTCGCCGAGTTCGTCGACGCCGCGCGCCGCGCGGTCGAGGCGGGCCTCGACGGCGTCGAGCTGCACGCCGCCAACGGCTACCTGCTCCAGCAGTTCCTCGCCGAGGGCAGCAACCAGCGCACCGACGGGTACGGCGGCTCCGCCGCGAACCGGGCGCGCCTGGTGATCGAGGTCGCGACCGCCGTCGCCGCCGCGATCGGCCCCGACAAGGTCGGCATCCGGATCTCGCCCGCGGGCAAGATGAACGACATCGCCGAGGTCGAGACCGCCGCGACCTACGCCGCGCTGCTCGACGGGCTGAACCCGCTCGGCCTGCTCTACCTGCACGTGCTGGAGAGCCCGGAGACGAGCTTCCACGAGCAGCTGCGCGCCCGCTGGGACGGCCCGTTCATCTTCAACACCGGCTTCACGGGTCCCTCGGACCTCGCGACGGCGCAGACCGCCGTCGACTCCGGCGCCACGGACCTGTTCTGCATCGGCCGCGCCTTCCTGGCCAACCCGGACCTCGTCGAGCGCCTGCGCACCGGCGCCGAGCTCAACGTCCCGGACACGTCGACGTTCTACGCCGGCGGCGCGGCCGGGTACACGGACTACCCCGTGCTGGTCTAGCCGGCTGGTCTAGCCAGCTGGTCTAGCCGGCCGGCCTCGCCGGCCGGCCTCGCCGGCCGGCCTCACAAGCCGGTCTCACAAGCCCGTCCGGCGCGGCCGTCAACGCACGGGCGGCGCGAGTGTGGGCGTTCTGCTGCCAAGCACGCGAGTGTGGGCGAAATGCTGGTCAACGGCCCGTTCCGGGGACCGATTGCCCACACGAGCGGCCCCGGCGACCGAACGCCCACACTCGCGGCGGCCGGCGGGCAACCCCAGGCAGCCAACCGCTCGCGGGCGGTGGCGGCCGGCGGGCAACCGCCGGCGGGCAACCGCAACGCGGGCACCCCCACAGGCAAGCTCAGGCGGACTCGAGCACGACGAGCGGGTCCGTCGTCGGCTGGGTCGACCCGCCGGCCGGCTCGACCGTCACCGCGAGGGAGTCGCCGGGCGCGAAGTCCGCTGCGATCGCTCGGACCTGGCCGTCGTCGTCGGCCAGCACGCCGGCGGACGCCGCCGCGCCGTCGTGCAGCACCCAGAGCTGGTAGGCCTTGCCGTCGCCCGGCTCCGCCAGCCCACTCGCCGAGAACAGCGCGCTGTCGGCCGCGAGCACGGCCACGGCCGTCCCGCCTCCCGTGACCTCGGAGCGCACGAGGCGCGCCTGCGGATCGGCGAGCAGGTCGGCGACGGCGCGAGCCTGCTCCTGGGCCCGCTGCGTCTGCTGGGCCTGCTGCCACGCGAGGCCGCTCGGGATCAGCGCGGCACCGACGGCCGTCGCCGCCACGGCGAGCCACACGGTCCGTCGCGGCACGCCGGGGCGTCGCGCCGACGCTCCGGAACCGCGCGCGCCCGCCGCGGCCGGGCGGGAGACCTGGGCGGTCCGGGCGGCCTCGGCGAGCACCGCGGCGCGCAGGTCGGCCGGCGGCCGGGCGGCAACCGCGGCACCGAGCATCGCAGCGGTCGCGGTGAGGCCCGCGAGCTCGTGCGCGGCGGCGGGGTCGGTCGCGACGAGCCGGTCGACGGCGCGGCGCTCGATGTCGTCGACGGCGTCGAGCGCGTAGGCGCCGAGCAGGTCCCGGGCGTCGGTCGGTCCGTGCTGGTCGGCGGTCATGCCGCCACCCCCAGGCAGTCGCGCAGTCGGATGAGGCCATCCCGGATCCGGGTCTTGACGGTGGCCAGCGGCGCGGCCAGCTGCTCGGCGACCTCGCGGTAGGTCTGGCCGCCGTAGTACGCGAGCACGACCGCCTCGTGCTGGGTCGCAGTGAGCCCGCCGAGGCAGTGCCGCACGCGGGCGCGGTCCATGCTCTCCTCGACCTCCTCGGCGACGACGTCGAACGGCCGTTCGCCCTGCTCGTCGAGCACGCGCTGGTCGCGGTTGCGCTGCGCCTGCACCGAGCGCACCCGGTCGATCGAGCGCCGGTGCGCGAGCGTCACCGCCCATGCGCGAGCGGAGCCCCGCTCCGGGTCGAACCGGACCGCGGTCCGCCAGACCTCGACCATGACCTCCTGGGTGACCTCGGCGGCGTGGTCCCGGTCGCGCAGCACCGCCAGGCACGTGCCGAAGACGGCGGGCGACACAGCGTCGTAGACCTGCGCGAACGCGCTCTCGTCGCCGCGCGCGACGGCCACGAGCAACGCGTCGGTCGAGACGACGTCGTCAATCTCGGGCGCGCCGGGGGCGCTGCCGCTGGAAGGGGGCACAAGGGAGAGTGTGCCCCAGCGTCGGCTCGCGCGCTCCGCCGCCCGCGCCGCAAACGGGCGGGCCGGGAGTGCGGAGGCGCTGGCGCTGGACATGGTTCCTCTCCCGGGTCGGGGACGCTCCCGCGCGGGTGCGCGGACGGGACGGGGCGGCGGTGTCACCGCGGGGTCAGCGGGAGTTCGGAGCCGGCGCGACGCCGGATGGGTCGGGCCCGCCACGTCCGCCACGTCCGCCTCGTCTCCTCATCCGCCACGGACGGGACGCGACGAGCGGGCACCGTGCACAATGGCGCGATGACGCCCGTCCGCTACGGCGAACCCGCCGGCCGCTGGGTGCTGCTCGCCACGGTGCTCGGCTCGGGGATGGCCTTCGTCGACGCCACCGTGGTCAACATCGCGCTGCCCCACATCGGCGCCGAGCTGGACGCCAGCGCCGCCGCGCTGCAGTGGACCGTCAACGGGTACACGCTCCCGCTCGCCGCATTCATCCTGCTCGGCGGCTCGCTCGGTGACCGGTTCGGCCGGCGCCGGATCTTCGTCGTCGGCGTCGCGTGGTTCGCCGCCGCGTCGGCGCTGTGCGGGCTCGCCCCGAACATCGAGACCCTGATCGCCGCGCGCGCCCTGCAGGGCGTAGGCGGCGCGCTGCTCACGCCCGGGTCGCTGGCGATCCTGCAGGCGTCGTTCGACCCCGACAGCCGCTCGCGCGCCATCGGCGCGTGGTCGGGGCTCGGCGGCATCGCGGGTGCGAGCGGGCCGTTCCTGGGCGGCTGGATCGTCGAGCAGGCGAGCTGGCGCTGGGTGTTCGGGATCAACCTCCCGCTCGCCGCGGTGGTCATCGCGGTCGCCCTGCGCCACATCCCCGAGTCGTCCGATCCCGACGCGGCCCGGTCGATCGATGTCGCCGGCGCGGTCACCGGGGCGCTCGGCCTCGCGGGGCTGACCTACGGCTTCACCGCGTGGCCCGACCGCGGCGGGCTCGATCCGCTTGTGCTGGCCGCGCTGGCCGCCGGGGTCGCCGGGCTCGTCGGCTTCGTGCTCATCGAGCGCCACTCGCGGCACCCGATGCTGCCGCTCGAGGTCTTCCGCTCGCGTGCCTTCTCCGCCACCAACCTCGTGACCTTCGTGGTCTACGCGGCGATCGGCGGGGTCTTCTTCTTCCTCGTGCTCACGCTCCAGGTCGTGACGGGCTTCTCGCCGCTCGCCGCGGGCCTGGCGGCGCTGCCCGTGACCCTCCTGATGCTCGTGCTGTCGGCCCGTTCGGGCGCGCTCGCCAGCCGGATCGGCCCACGCCTGCCGATGTCCGTCGGCCCGCTGGTGTGCGCGGCCGGGGTCGCGCTGCTCGCGGGCGTCGGCGCGGACTCGACGTACGTCGCGGACGTGCTGCCCGGCGTCGTCATCTTCGGGCTCGGACTGTCCCTCACGGTCGCGCCGCTGACGGCGACGGCGCTCGCCTCGGCCTCCGACCGCCACGCCGGGATCGCGAGCGGCGTCAACAACGCCGTCGCCCGCGCCGCGGGCCTCATGGCCGTCGCCGTGCTGCCGCTCGCCGCGGGCGTCGGCTCGAGCCTGCTCGACCCCGCGATGCTCGGGCCGGCCCATCGCACCGCGATGCTCCTGTGCGCGGGACTGCTCGCGGCGGGTGGGCTGCTCGCGTTCGCGACGATCCCGGCCAGCCTCGCCGCGGTCCGCCCGCCCGAGGCCGCGCGGCTCTACATCGGCCCCGGGTGCGGCACGCGATGACGACGCCCGCCCGCCCGGGCCCGCCGCTCCGGGTGCGCCTGCCCCCGACCTCCCCCGCCGTGACGCGCTTCCTCGCGAACGAGGCCAGCGGCGCGATGCTGCTGCTCGCCGCGACGGTCACCGCGCTCGTCTGGGCCAACTCGCCCTGGGCCACCTCGTACGAGGACCTGTGGCACACCGTGGCGGGGTTCCGGATCGGGTCGCTCGGCCTCGAGATGGACCTGCACGCCTGGGTCAACGACGCCGCGATGGCCGTGTTCTTCCTCGTCGTCGGCCTCGAGATCAACCGCGAGGTGACCAGCGGCGAGCTACGGGACCGGCACTCGATCGCCGCGCCCGCGCTCGGCGCGATCGGCGGCCTCACCGTGCCGGCCCTCATCTACGTCGCGTTCAACCACGGCGGCGCCAGCTCGCACGGCTGGGGCGTCGTGATGAGCACGGACACGGCGTTCCTCGTCGGGATCCTCGCGCTGTTCGGCCCGCGCTGCCCCGACCGCCTGCGCCTGTTCCTGCTCACGCTCGCGATCGTGGACGACATCGGCGCGATCTCGGTGATGGCGATCTTCTACACCGACGACGTCGACGGCGCGGGCCTGGTCGTCGCGGCCGCGCTCGTCCTGGCGTTTCTCGCGCTGCGGTGGCTCGGCGTCTGGCAGCTGCTGCCCTACGGCGTCGTGGGCATCGCGCTGTGGCTCGCGGTGTACACCTCGGGCGTGCACGCGACGCTCGCGGGCGTGCTGGTCGGGCTGCTGCTGCCGTCGCGACCGGCCCGGCAGGAGGAGATCGACCGCCTGTCCCGGTTCACCCGGCGCCTGCAGGAGGAGACGACGGCCGAGCGCGAGCACCTTGCGGAGCTGGCCGCGCGCGCGACGGTTCCCCCGAGCGACCGCCTGCAGCGGCTGCTGCACCCGTGGAGCGCCTTCGTCGTCGTGCCGGTGTTCGGCCTCGCGAACGCCGGGGTCAGCCTCGACGCCGAGTCGCTGCGGACGGCCGCGTCCTCACCCGTGACGATCGGGGTCGCGGTCGCGCTCGTCGCCGGCAACGCGATCGGCGTCTTCGGCGGAGCAGCGATCGCGATCCGGACGGGCCTCGGCCTGCTGCCCGGGCGCGTGCGGTACGGACACCTGCTCGGCGGCGCGATGCTCGCCGGCATCGGCTTCACGATCTCGCTGTTCATCGCCGAGCTCGCCTTCACCGACCCGGACCTGCAGGAGCAGGCGAAGATCGGCATCCTCGCGGGCTCGCTCACGGCCGCGGTGCTGGGCACGATCGCGCTCCGGGTGCTCGGGGAGCGGCTGCCGCTGTGCACGCCCGGAGAGGACCTACCGGCCGCCCTCCCGCCACTGCCGTGGCGTGCGCCCGTCGACGGCTGACAGCTGCTCGGCGACCACGACCCGCAACGCCTCGAGCTGCACCGTGCCGGTGTACCGCTCGCCGTCGATGAGCAGCGTCGGGGTGCCGGCCACCCCGAGGGCGAGCCCGGCCGTGTAGTCGGCCGCGACGCCGTCCGCGAACGCCTGCGCCCCC harbors:
- the sigK gene encoding ECF RNA polymerase sigma factor SigK, which produces MPPSSGSAPGAPEIDDVVSTDALLVAVARGDESAFAQVYDAVSPAVFGTCLAVLRDRDHAAEVTQEVMVEVWRTAVRFDPERGSARAWAVTLAHRRSIDRVRSVQAQRNRDQRVLDEQGERPFDVVAEEVEESMDRARVRHCLGGLTATQHEAVVLAYYGGQTYREVAEQLAAPLATVKTRIRDGLIRLRDCLGVAA
- a CDS encoding GNAT family N-acetyltransferase, whose protein sequence is MTDLTWPSTQPTLHADGLTLRPWRPSDAVAVYEACQDPEIVRWTTVPSPYLLEHAESYVGPMSATAWVEKTAANFAVTDDDGALVGSFGLVRMNPGQGVAEVGYWVAPAARRRGVARRAAAAVTEWALRDVGFPRVELLAAVDNAGSRRVAELIGFTLEGVLRSAAPGRTTRVDLAIHSRLPTD
- a CDS encoding MFS transporter, whose product is MTPVRYGEPAGRWVLLATVLGSGMAFVDATVVNIALPHIGAELDASAAALQWTVNGYTLPLAAFILLGGSLGDRFGRRRIFVVGVAWFAAASALCGLAPNIETLIAARALQGVGGALLTPGSLAILQASFDPDSRSRAIGAWSGLGGIAGASGPFLGGWIVEQASWRWVFGINLPLAAVVIAVALRHIPESSDPDAARSIDVAGAVTGALGLAGLTYGFTAWPDRGGLDPLVLAALAAGVAGLVGFVLIERHSRHPMLPLEVFRSRAFSATNLVTFVVYAAIGGVFFFLVLTLQVVTGFSPLAAGLAALPVTLLMLVLSARSGALASRIGPRLPMSVGPLVCAAGVALLAGVGADSTYVADVLPGVVIFGLGLSLTVAPLTATALASASDRHAGIASGVNNAVARAAGLMAVAVLPLAAGVGSSLLDPAMLGPAHRTAMLLCAGLLAAGGLLAFATIPASLAAVRPPEAARLYIGPGCGTR
- the nhaA gene encoding Na+/H+ antiporter NhaA, with protein sequence MTTPARPGPPLRVRLPPTSPAVTRFLANEASGAMLLLAATVTALVWANSPWATSYEDLWHTVAGFRIGSLGLEMDLHAWVNDAAMAVFFLVVGLEINREVTSGELRDRHSIAAPALGAIGGLTVPALIYVAFNHGGASSHGWGVVMSTDTAFLVGILALFGPRCPDRLRLFLLTLAIVDDIGAISVMAIFYTDDVDGAGLVVAAALVLAFLALRWLGVWQLLPYGVVGIALWLAVYTSGVHATLAGVLVGLLLPSRPARQEEIDRLSRFTRRLQEETTAEREHLAELAARATVPPSDRLQRLLHPWSAFVVVPVFGLANAGVSLDAESLRTAASSPVTIGVAVALVAGNAIGVFGGAAIAIRTGLGLLPGRVRYGHLLGGAMLAGIGFTISLFIAELAFTDPDLQEQAKIGILAGSLTAAVLGTIALRVLGERLPLCTPGEDLPAALPPLPWRAPVDG
- a CDS encoding alkene reductase, whose amino-acid sequence is MTDLFAPFQLGTLTLANRLVMAPLTRNRAGAGEAPTELAAEYYAQRAGSGLIVTEGTQPSAVGQGYPHTPGLHTDAQTAGWRLVADAVHARGGKIVVQLMHAGRISHESITGLQPVAPSAVTPAGEVYTEQGMQAFREPRALETAELPGVVAEFVDAARRAVEAGLDGVELHAANGYLLQQFLAEGSNQRTDGYGGSAANRARLVIEVATAVAAAIGPDKVGIRISPAGKMNDIAEVETAATYAALLDGLNPLGLLYLHVLESPETSFHEQLRARWDGPFIFNTGFTGPSDLATAQTAVDSGATDLFCIGRAFLANPDLVERLRTGAELNVPDTSTFYAGGAAGYTDYPVLV
- a CDS encoding anti-sigma factor, whose amino-acid sequence is MTADQHGPTDARDLLGAYALDAVDDIERRAVDRLVATDPAAAHELAGLTATAAMLGAAVAARPPADLRAAVLAEAARTAQVSRPAAAGARGSGASARRPGVPRRTVWLAVAATAVGAALIPSGLAWQQAQQTQRAQEQARAVADLLADPQARLVRSEVTGGGTAVAVLAADSALFSASGLAEPGDGKAYQLWVLHDGAAASAGVLADDDGQVRAIAADFAPGDSLAVTVEPAGGSTQPTTDPLVVLESA
- a CDS encoding fasciclin domain-containing protein: MRTMKRTPIAALGFIAIATLGLSACSSGTDSADTADSTTSESPAMTPEPEADEMDTDMASGLVGPGCAAYAEQVPDGAGSVNGMAMDPVAVAASNNPLLTTLTAAVSGGLNPGVNLVDTLNGDEFTVFAPVDDAFAAIDPATIESLKTDTATLSSILTYHVVPGQLSPDEIVGDQTTVQGGTVTVTGEGDSLMVNGANVICGGVTTANATVYLIDSVLMPMS
- a CDS encoding Rieske (2Fe-2S) protein; its protein translation is MSDRELDLLDPDLVSPDLVSPDLVSPDLLAPVPPAPGLSRRGLLRGVGAATLGAVAVGTLAACSTDGDAGSTGTSAGSGAADPTDSGSADAGAGAATGALAKVADIPVGGAISATDSAGEPIILSQPTEGTIVGMSAICTHQGCTVLPAGEELDCPCHGSVFKAADGSTVSGPASEPLPAFAVRVENGEVLEA